The following proteins come from a genomic window of Microbacterium sulfonylureivorans:
- the argJ gene encoding bifunctional glutamate N-acetyltransferase/amino-acid acetyltransferase ArgJ → MSVTAPQGFEAAGVAVGLKSTGKPDVAVVVNRGPLKVGAAVFTSNRAKANPIIWSQQVVQDGVVEAIVLNSGGANCFTGSFGFQTTHQTAEKAAELLGIGAGDVLVCSTGLIGTGDEVFRAKVLAGTEQGIAGLSADGGEAASLAIMTTDSMPKRSIASRDGWSIGGMAKGAGMLAPGLATMLVVITTDAVLDAAQADAALRAATARTFDRLDSDGCMSTNDQVTLMVSGASGIAPDPEEFAAALAEVSQDLAKQLQGDAEGASHDITIEVRNAQSEADAVEVGRSVARNNLFKAAIFGNDPNWGRVLAAIGTTGAAFDPYDVDVWMNGIRVCTAGGPDAPREDVDLTPRATDLVIDLKVGGATATILTNDLTHDYVHENSAYSS, encoded by the coding sequence GTGAGCGTCACCGCGCCCCAGGGATTCGAGGCGGCCGGCGTCGCCGTCGGACTCAAATCGACCGGCAAGCCCGATGTCGCCGTGGTCGTGAACCGCGGTCCGCTCAAGGTCGGTGCCGCGGTCTTCACCTCGAACCGTGCCAAGGCCAACCCCATCATCTGGTCGCAGCAGGTCGTCCAGGACGGCGTCGTCGAGGCGATCGTGCTCAACTCCGGCGGCGCCAACTGCTTCACCGGGTCGTTCGGCTTCCAGACCACGCACCAGACCGCCGAGAAGGCGGCCGAGCTCCTCGGCATCGGCGCCGGCGACGTCCTCGTCTGCTCGACCGGCCTGATCGGCACCGGCGACGAGGTGTTCCGCGCGAAGGTGCTCGCCGGCACCGAGCAGGGCATCGCCGGCCTGTCCGCCGACGGCGGGGAGGCGGCATCCCTCGCGATCATGACGACCGACTCGATGCCCAAGCGCTCCATCGCCTCGCGCGACGGCTGGTCGATCGGGGGCATGGCGAAGGGCGCCGGGATGCTGGCCCCCGGCCTCGCCACGATGCTCGTCGTGATCACCACCGACGCGGTCCTCGACGCAGCCCAGGCCGATGCGGCGCTCCGGGCCGCGACCGCGCGCACGTTCGACCGGCTCGACTCGGACGGCTGCATGTCGACCAACGACCAGGTCACCCTCATGGTCAGCGGCGCGAGCGGCATCGCGCCCGACCCCGAGGAGTTCGCCGCCGCGCTCGCCGAGGTGAGCCAGGATCTCGCGAAGCAGCTGCAGGGCGACGCCGAGGGCGCGAGCCACGACATCACCATCGAGGTGCGAAACGCGCAGTCCGAGGCGGACGCCGTCGAGGTCGGGCGCTCGGTGGCCCGCAACAACCTCTTCAAGGCCGCGATCTTCGGAAACGACCCCAACTGGGGGCGCGTGCTCGCGGCGATCGGCACGACCGGCGCGGCGTTCGACCCGTACGACGTCGACGTCTGGATGAACGGCATCCGCGTGTGCACCGCCGGAGGCCCCGACGCCCCGCGCGAGGACGTCGACCTCACCCCCCGCGCCACCGACCTCGTGATCGACCTCAAGGTCGGCGGCGCGACGGCGACGATCCTCACGAACGACCTCACGCACGACTACGTCCACGAGAACAGCGCGTACTCCTCATGA
- the argC gene encoding N-acetyl-gamma-glutamyl-phosphate reductase: protein MTYSVAVSGASGYAGGEILRILAAHPDVEIRTVTAHSNAGQPLIQHQPHLRSLAHLTLSETTPELLAGHDIVFLALPHGQSGQYTDALGDTALVIDAGADHRLESVADWDRFYGGDFHDPWVYGVPELPVAGSTQRERLVGASRIAAPGCNASTVSLSLAPGVAAGVIDPGDIVTVLAAGPSGAGKALKPHLLGSEILGSANPYSVGGVHRHIPEIRQALAAARRDATDPAQTTPDEGIRISFTAVLVPMARGILATSSAPIANGATDAEIRAAWEAAYGDETFVQLLPAGDFPRTADVLGANTALMGLAIDRAANRVTVVTAVDNLVKGTAGAAVQSMNIALGLAEGTALTVNGVAP from the coding sequence ATGACATATTCGGTCGCCGTCTCCGGCGCATCCGGCTATGCGGGCGGCGAGATCCTGCGGATCCTCGCCGCGCATCCCGACGTCGAGATCCGCACCGTGACCGCGCACTCCAACGCGGGACAGCCGCTCATCCAGCACCAGCCGCACCTGCGGTCGCTCGCACACCTCACCCTGTCCGAGACGACCCCCGAGCTCCTCGCCGGCCACGACATCGTGTTCCTCGCGCTGCCGCACGGCCAGTCCGGCCAGTACACCGACGCCCTCGGCGACACGGCGCTCGTGATCGACGCCGGCGCAGACCACCGGCTCGAGTCGGTCGCCGACTGGGATCGGTTCTACGGCGGCGACTTCCACGATCCGTGGGTGTACGGCGTGCCCGAGCTGCCCGTCGCCGGCTCCACGCAGCGCGAGCGGCTGGTCGGAGCGTCCCGCATCGCCGCGCCGGGCTGCAACGCGTCGACGGTGAGCCTGAGCCTCGCCCCGGGCGTGGCGGCGGGGGTCATCGATCCGGGCGACATCGTGACCGTGCTCGCCGCCGGCCCGTCCGGTGCCGGGAAGGCGCTCAAGCCGCATCTGCTCGGCAGCGAGATCCTCGGATCGGCCAATCCCTATTCCGTCGGCGGCGTGCACCGGCACATCCCCGAGATCCGGCAGGCGCTCGCCGCGGCGCGGCGCGACGCGACCGATCCTGCCCAGACCACGCCTGACGAAGGCATCCGCATCTCCTTCACGGCGGTGCTCGTGCCCATGGCACGCGGGATCCTCGCGACGTCGTCGGCGCCGATCGCGAACGGCGCGACGGATGCCGAGATCCGCGCGGCGTGGGAGGCCGCGTACGGCGACGAGACGTTCGTGCAGTTGCTCCCCGCAGGAGACTTCCCCCGCACGGCCGACGTGCTCGGCGCGAACACCGCGCTCATGGGACTCGCGATCGACCGGGCGGCGAACCGTGTGACCGTCGTGACCGCGGTCGACAACCTCGTGAAGGGGACCGCCGGCGCGGCCGTGCAGTCCATGAACATCGCGCTCGGCCTCGCAGAGGGCACGGCGCTCACCGTGAACGGAGTCGCGCCGTGA
- a CDS encoding NAD-dependent epimerase/dehydratase family protein, which produces MTDVLVLGGTGWLSGRIAEKWADAGASVTCLARGGRAAPYGTVLVSADRDDAGAYEKVGGRDWDEVVDISSNPVHVAAAVEALGERAKHWTYVSTVSVYAANDVPGADESAELLAPAGPDEEDDYGRAKARAEASVRSVLGFRAAVVRPGLIVGPGDPTDRFGYWVGRLALAAQGDVLVPEIADRGAQVIDVDDLAGFVQAVGRERWTGVANAVGDPVDFGTLLAEARLVAGHTGALVPAPDDWLEAHDVAYWAGPRSLPLWLPADMPGFWTRSNAAYRLLGGRLRPLGETLRRTLEDERDRGLTRERRSGLSRPDELALLAS; this is translated from the coding sequence ATGACCGACGTACTGGTGCTGGGCGGAACGGGCTGGCTGAGCGGGCGCATCGCGGAGAAGTGGGCGGATGCCGGGGCATCCGTGACGTGTCTGGCCAGGGGCGGGCGCGCCGCTCCGTATGGAACGGTGCTCGTGAGCGCGGACCGCGACGACGCCGGTGCGTACGAGAAGGTCGGGGGGCGTGACTGGGACGAGGTCGTCGACATCTCGTCGAACCCCGTCCACGTCGCCGCCGCCGTGGAAGCGCTGGGCGAGCGCGCGAAGCACTGGACGTACGTCTCGACCGTGTCGGTGTACGCGGCGAACGACGTCCCCGGCGCCGACGAGTCCGCGGAGCTCCTGGCCCCGGCGGGGCCGGACGAGGAGGACGACTACGGGCGTGCGAAGGCGAGGGCCGAGGCATCCGTCCGCTCGGTGCTCGGGTTCCGCGCGGCCGTCGTGCGACCGGGACTCATCGTCGGGCCGGGTGACCCGACGGACCGGTTCGGGTACTGGGTCGGGCGGCTGGCCCTCGCCGCGCAGGGAGACGTCCTCGTCCCGGAGATCGCGGACCGCGGTGCCCAGGTGATCGACGTGGACGATCTCGCCGGGTTCGTCCAGGCGGTCGGTCGTGAGCGCTGGACGGGCGTGGCGAATGCGGTGGGCGACCCCGTCGACTTCGGGACGCTGCTGGCGGAGGCCCGCCTGGTCGCCGGTCACACCGGAGCGCTCGTTCCCGCGCCCGACGACTGGCTCGAAGCCCACGACGTCGCGTACTGGGCTGGGCCGCGGTCGCTGCCGCTGTGGCTCCCGGCCGACATGCCCGGGTTCTGGACGAGGTCCAACGCCGCGTACCGGCTCCTCGGCGGCCGGCTGCGCCCGCTGGGCGAGACCCTGCGGCGCACGCTCGAGGACGAGCGCGACCGGGGTCTCACGCGGGAACGGCGATCGGGCCTGTCCCGCCCCGACGAGCTCGCCCTGCTCGCCTCCTGA
- a CDS encoding dihydrofolate reductase family protein: protein MGSTVIFVSVSVDGYATGPHGDLTRLHRWLSADARADDDAAVDLTARFRSAGAIVFGRRTWDSGQEPWGDDDVFDSPVFVMTHEERPPEAKNGTVFTFVSGAPADALELARAAAGDRDVVIMGSPDVAGQFLRDGLVDELLLHLVPVLLGGGTRLFGELPSASELELRSWVPGDEVSALGYAVVPRA from the coding sequence ATGGGATCGACAGTGATCTTCGTCTCCGTGTCCGTCGACGGCTACGCCACCGGTCCGCACGGCGATCTCACGCGGCTGCATCGCTGGCTGTCCGCCGACGCCCGCGCGGACGATGACGCCGCCGTGGATCTGACCGCCCGCTTCCGCTCCGCCGGCGCGATCGTCTTCGGGCGACGCACGTGGGATTCGGGACAGGAGCCCTGGGGCGACGACGACGTCTTCGACAGCCCTGTGTTCGTCATGACCCATGAGGAGCGTCCGCCCGAGGCCAAGAACGGCACGGTGTTCACCTTCGTCTCGGGTGCGCCGGCCGACGCGCTCGAGCTCGCCCGCGCAGCCGCGGGGGACCGCGACGTGGTGATCATGGGCAGCCCGGACGTCGCCGGTCAGTTCCTCCGGGACGGGCTCGTCGACGAGCTGCTCCTGCATCTCGTGCCGGTGCTCCTCGGGGGCGGTACGAGGCTGTTCGGCGAGCTGCCGAGCGCGAGTGAGCTCGAGCTGCGCTCGTGGGTGCCGGGAGACGAGGTGTCGGCGCTCGGGTACGCGGTCGTCCCGAGGGCGTGA
- a CDS encoding PLP-dependent aminotransferase family protein, with protein sequence MAETWTTFDLSLALELPPGGRPAARLQGALRDAVRTGVLPPGDALPSTRALAAQLGLARGTVVAVYEQLTAEGYLITQPGGRTRVSMTAGGTEARSDQHRPEPRPRYDLRPGIPDLRRFPAADWAWAHAEAARRVGRPDLDYGDGRGHPLVREVLAGHLRRVRAAATSADRIVMGNGFAQCVALTIGVLAARGVRRIAVEDPGDRSVDGPARNADVELVPVPVDESGMRTDLLAVSGAHAAIVTPAHQSPSGVVLSATRRRELVEWAARTGGWIVEDDYDSEFRYDRQPIGAVQGLAPDCVILIGSASKTHAPAVRLAWMAAPANLVEELAAARRATDRGGAVLDELALAALVQSGRHDRHVRTMRAVYSARRGTAVAALARAGGPLTLTGLSAGFHGVLALPPGSDEAAVVAAAADRSLLVEGMGSTVRRRDDLPPALVLGFGNIDDDSLVEAIDLLSQIIAEHAGEAVTAP encoded by the coding sequence ATGGCGGAAACATGGACCACTTTCGACCTCTCGCTCGCGCTCGAACTGCCTCCGGGCGGCCGACCCGCCGCGCGGCTCCAAGGCGCCCTCCGCGACGCCGTGCGGACGGGTGTGCTGCCGCCCGGCGACGCCCTCCCCTCGACGAGGGCGCTCGCCGCGCAGCTCGGCCTTGCCCGCGGCACTGTCGTCGCCGTCTACGAGCAGCTCACCGCCGAGGGGTACCTCATCACGCAGCCGGGCGGCCGGACAAGGGTGTCGATGACTGCCGGCGGCACGGAGGCGCGCTCCGATCAGCACCGCCCTGAGCCGCGCCCGCGTTACGATCTGCGTCCGGGAATCCCGGATCTCCGGCGGTTCCCGGCTGCGGACTGGGCGTGGGCCCACGCGGAGGCCGCGCGCCGGGTCGGCCGCCCCGACCTCGACTACGGCGACGGCCGCGGCCACCCGCTCGTCCGCGAGGTGCTGGCCGGCCACCTTCGGCGCGTGCGAGCCGCCGCGACCTCGGCCGATCGCATCGTGATGGGCAACGGGTTCGCGCAGTGCGTGGCCCTCACGATCGGAGTGCTCGCCGCGCGAGGCGTCCGGAGAATCGCCGTCGAGGACCCTGGCGACCGCTCCGTCGACGGACCCGCGCGCAACGCCGACGTGGAGCTCGTCCCCGTACCTGTCGACGAGAGCGGCATGCGCACCGACCTTCTCGCCGTGTCCGGCGCTCACGCGGCGATCGTGACACCTGCCCACCAGTCCCCCTCGGGGGTGGTGCTCTCGGCGACCCGTCGACGCGAGCTGGTCGAGTGGGCGGCGCGGACGGGCGGCTGGATCGTCGAGGACGACTACGACTCCGAATTCCGCTACGACCGCCAGCCGATCGGAGCCGTCCAAGGGCTGGCACCCGACTGTGTCATCCTCATCGGATCGGCCAGCAAGACACACGCGCCGGCGGTGCGGCTCGCCTGGATGGCCGCACCCGCGAACCTCGTCGAGGAGCTCGCCGCGGCGAGGCGCGCGACGGACCGGGGCGGCGCGGTGCTCGACGAGCTCGCGCTCGCGGCTCTCGTGCAGTCAGGACGACACGATCGCCATGTGCGGACGATGCGCGCCGTGTACTCCGCACGGCGCGGCACTGCCGTCGCCGCCCTGGCGCGCGCAGGCGGCCCGTTGACGCTGACGGGGCTGTCCGCAGGCTTCCACGGCGTCCTGGCGCTTCCTCCGGGGAGCGATGAGGCGGCGGTCGTCGCGGCGGCGGCGGACCGCTCGCTGCTCGTCGAGGGGATGGGGTCGACGGTCCGCCGTCGCGACGATCTGCCCCCGGCGCTCGTGCTGGGCTTCGGGAACATCGACGACGACTCGCTCGTCGAGGCGATCGACCTCCTCTCGCAGATCATCGCCGAGCACGCCGGCGAGGCTGTCACCGCCCCCTGA
- a CDS encoding AAA family ATPase, with protein sequence MLTTVAVSGYRSLRDVVLPLGALTVVTGPNGSGKSNVYRALRLLAASATGSLVSSVAREGGLPSLLWAGPEFGGEQGTVRKGPVAVRLGFASDELGYLVDLGIPQVDQRSLFARDPELKREQVFAGPIAKPATLLIDRLRGVTRVRDGAWTTLGQQLATFESIVTDLADGDTAPELLALRRTLGGWRFYDHFRVDADAPARQPQVGTRSPTLAHGGENLAAVWATIQDAGHGAALEGAVGGAFPGAEVRVEAADGRFRLVMGQPGLLRALETAELSDGTLRYLLLCAALLPARPAPLIVLNEPEASLHPDLLEPLAALVVEASARSQVVVVTHAERLSRPLAQAGALTHRLEAHADGTVIAGQGMLDRPAWNWGNR encoded by the coding sequence ATGCTCACCACCGTCGCCGTCTCGGGCTACCGTTCGCTCCGCGATGTCGTGCTGCCGCTCGGCGCATTGACGGTCGTCACCGGGCCGAACGGATCGGGCAAGTCCAATGTGTATCGCGCACTCCGGCTGCTCGCGGCCTCGGCGACGGGGTCGCTCGTGTCCTCCGTCGCGCGCGAGGGCGGGCTCCCGTCGCTCCTGTGGGCGGGCCCGGAGTTCGGCGGCGAGCAGGGCACGGTGCGCAAGGGGCCGGTGGCGGTGCGCCTCGGGTTCGCCTCCGACGAGCTGGGCTACCTGGTCGATCTCGGCATCCCTCAGGTCGATCAGCGGAGCCTGTTCGCCCGCGATCCCGAGCTCAAGCGCGAGCAGGTGTTCGCCGGGCCCATCGCGAAGCCCGCGACACTGCTCATCGACCGCCTCCGAGGCGTGACACGAGTACGCGACGGAGCGTGGACGACGCTCGGCCAGCAGCTCGCGACATTCGAGAGCATCGTCACCGATCTGGCCGACGGAGACACGGCGCCGGAGCTGCTCGCGCTGCGTCGCACGCTCGGCGGCTGGCGCTTCTACGACCACTTCCGTGTCGACGCCGATGCTCCCGCGCGTCAGCCTCAGGTGGGCACGCGCTCCCCCACGCTCGCCCACGGCGGCGAGAACCTCGCGGCGGTGTGGGCGACGATCCAGGATGCCGGGCACGGCGCCGCGCTCGAGGGCGCGGTCGGCGGCGCCTTTCCCGGCGCCGAAGTGCGGGTCGAGGCGGCCGACGGACGGTTCCGCCTCGTGATGGGCCAGCCCGGACTGCTCCGGGCGCTCGAGACCGCGGAGCTGTCGGACGGCACACTGCGCTATCTGCTGCTGTGCGCAGCCCTTCTCCCGGCACGACCGGCGCCGTTGATCGTGCTCAACGAGCCCGAGGCGAGCCTGCACCCCGATCTGCTCGAGCCCCTCGCGGCGCTCGTCGTCGAGGCGTCCGCCCGCTCGCAGGTCGTCGTGGTGACCCATGCCGAGCGGCTGTCGCGACCGCTCGCCCAGGCGGGAGCACTGACCCACCGGCTGGAGGCTCATGCGGACGGCACGGTGATCGCGGGCCAGGGAATGCTCGATCGCCCGGCGTGGAACTGGGGCAATCGCTGA
- the pheT gene encoding phenylalanine--tRNA ligase subunit beta has protein sequence MRVPLSWLREFVDVPADASPEDILEALVRVGFEEEDVHRFELQGPIVVGEVLEFVEEPQSNGKTIRWCQVRVAPEGEVAADGGDAVHGVVCGARNFFVGDKVVVTLPGAVLPGPFPIAARKTYGHVSDGMIASAKELGLGDEHNGILRLVELGIDAPVGTDAIALLGLDDVAIDINVTPDRGYALSVRGVAREYSHATGAAFRDPGDREWGELQHPAAGFAVAVEDAGPIRGRVGASEFAVRIVRDVDPTKPTPAWMVARLALAGIRSLGILIDITNYVMVELGQPIHGYDLDKLQGGITVRRATPGEQLETLDGKVRTLHPEDLLITDESGPIGLAGVMGGGTTEMSGSTRNVLIEAAIFDTVTIARTARRHKLPSEASRRFERGVDPLIPFVAARRVADLMVEYAGGTLDTEVGGALFATVEIAGIDLPRGFVEGLIGVDYTTGEIVAALEMIGCEVYDSGDHWSVHPPSWRPDLTDKWTLAEEVARIEGYHRIPSILPTPPSGRGLTVAQQGRRRVSNALAAAGYVETPSFAFTTDELNDLHGSPSGERLPSIRIANPLDGQAPFLRRSLVPGLLQVAHRNVARGFTDLALFETGVVFLPKPGVAYGTSHVPPLAVRPDAATLAELDASIPPQHRHVAVLLSGSVVAKQPGVQPVPADLTDALDAVRSIGAAAGVTIEVAQAQRAALHPGRTGVLWVGDIEVGYVGEVLPAVAEASDLPGRVIVAELDLDLVLSLAGEKVVAASLSGFPAATQDVSLVVGADVPAADVRSALIEGAGDLLESLRLVDDYRGPGVPERSKSLTFALRFRAPDRTLTAAEATDAKLAGVAVAAQRFGATLRE, from the coding sequence ATGCGCGTCCCGCTCTCCTGGTTGCGTGAGTTCGTCGATGTCCCGGCGGATGCCTCGCCCGAGGACATCCTCGAGGCGCTCGTGCGCGTCGGGTTCGAAGAGGAGGACGTGCACCGCTTCGAGCTGCAGGGCCCGATCGTCGTCGGCGAGGTGCTCGAGTTCGTCGAGGAGCCGCAGTCCAACGGCAAGACGATCCGGTGGTGCCAGGTACGCGTCGCGCCCGAGGGCGAGGTCGCGGCCGACGGCGGCGACGCCGTCCACGGGGTGGTGTGCGGCGCGCGCAACTTCTTCGTCGGCGACAAGGTCGTCGTGACGCTGCCCGGCGCCGTGCTGCCCGGTCCGTTCCCCATCGCCGCACGCAAGACCTACGGCCACGTGTCGGACGGCATGATCGCCTCGGCGAAGGAACTCGGCCTCGGCGACGAGCACAACGGCATCCTGCGCCTGGTCGAGCTCGGCATCGACGCACCGGTCGGCACCGACGCGATCGCCCTCCTGGGTCTCGACGACGTCGCGATCGACATCAACGTCACCCCTGACCGCGGCTACGCCCTGTCGGTGCGCGGTGTCGCCCGTGAGTACTCGCACGCCACCGGCGCGGCCTTCCGCGATCCCGGCGACCGGGAGTGGGGCGAGCTTCAGCACCCGGCGGCCGGCTTCGCCGTGGCCGTCGAGGACGCCGGCCCCATCCGGGGACGGGTCGGGGCATCCGAGTTCGCCGTCCGCATCGTGCGAGACGTCGACCCGACCAAGCCGACGCCCGCATGGATGGTCGCGCGGCTTGCGCTCGCCGGCATCCGCTCGCTCGGCATTCTGATCGACATCACCAACTACGTGATGGTGGAGCTCGGCCAGCCGATCCACGGCTACGACCTCGACAAGCTGCAGGGCGGCATCACCGTGCGCCGTGCGACGCCGGGGGAGCAGCTGGAGACGCTCGACGGCAAGGTGCGCACCCTCCATCCGGAGGATCTCCTCATCACCGACGAGTCCGGTCCGATCGGCCTCGCCGGCGTCATGGGCGGCGGCACCACGGAGATGTCGGGGAGCACCCGCAACGTGCTCATCGAAGCGGCGATCTTCGACACCGTGACGATCGCGCGCACGGCGCGCCGGCACAAGCTGCCCTCCGAGGCTTCCCGTCGCTTCGAGCGCGGCGTGGACCCGCTGATCCCCTTCGTCGCCGCCCGCCGCGTCGCCGACCTCATGGTCGAGTACGCGGGCGGCACCCTCGACACCGAGGTGGGAGGCGCGCTGTTCGCCACCGTCGAGATCGCCGGGATCGACCTGCCCCGCGGCTTCGTCGAGGGACTCATCGGCGTCGACTACACGACCGGCGAGATCGTCGCCGCACTCGAGATGATCGGGTGCGAGGTCTACGACAGCGGTGATCACTGGTCGGTGCATCCGCCGTCGTGGCGTCCCGATCTGACCGACAAGTGGACGCTCGCCGAGGAGGTCGCCCGCATCGAGGGCTATCACCGCATCCCGTCGATCCTGCCCACGCCGCCGTCGGGTCGCGGCCTGACCGTCGCGCAGCAGGGCAGGCGTCGGGTCTCCAACGCCCTCGCGGCGGCCGGGTACGTCGAGACGCCGTCGTTCGCGTTCACGACCGACGAGCTCAACGACCTCCACGGCTCGCCGTCGGGCGAGCGGCTCCCGAGCATCCGGATCGCGAACCCGCTCGACGGGCAGGCGCCGTTCCTGCGCCGCTCGCTCGTGCCTGGACTGCTCCAGGTCGCGCACCGCAACGTCGCGCGTGGGTTCACCGACCTCGCCCTCTTCGAGACGGGTGTCGTCTTCCTGCCGAAGCCGGGTGTCGCGTATGGCACGTCGCACGTCCCGCCGCTGGCCGTGCGACCGGATGCCGCGACCCTCGCCGAGCTCGACGCATCGATCCCGCCGCAGCACCGTCATGTCGCGGTCCTGCTCTCGGGCAGCGTCGTCGCGAAGCAGCCCGGCGTCCAGCCCGTGCCCGCCGACCTCACCGACGCCCTCGACGCCGTCCGTTCCATCGGTGCCGCCGCCGGTGTCACCATCGAGGTCGCCCAGGCGCAGCGCGCCGCGCTGCACCCCGGACGCACCGGCGTGCTGTGGGTCGGCGACATCGAGGTCGGCTACGTCGGCGAGGTGCTGCCCGCGGTGGCGGAGGCATCCGATCTCCCCGGGCGCGTGATCGTGGCCGAGCTCGATCTCGACCTCGTGCTGTCGCTGGCCGGAGAGAAGGTCGTCGCAGCGTCCCTGTCGGGCTTCCCCGCGGCGACGCAGGACGTGTCGCTGGTCGTCGGCGCGGACGTTCCGGCAGCCGACGTGCGCTCAGCGCTCATCGAGGGTGCGGGTGACCTCCTCGAATCGCTTCGCCTGGTCGACGACTATCGCGGTCCGGGCGTGCCCGAGCGGTCGAAGAGCCTCACATTCGCCCTGCGCTTCCGCGCGCCCGACCGCACGCTGACCGCCGCCGAGGCGACCGACGCCAAGCTCGCCGGGGTCGCGGTGGCCGCGCAGCGGTTCGGCGCGACGCTGCGCGAGTAG
- the pheS gene encoding phenylalanine--tRNA ligase subunit alpha: MSDVPEITPEAVDAAVEAALEAVAAAGDTAALKAARSAHSAEGAPLAKLNARLREVAPERKAEFGKLVGQARARVNQAFAAREAELAEAETAARLEAERVDITALAQRARVGARHPISLLQEQVADIFVGMGWEIAEGPELEHEWYNFDALNFDVDHPARQMQDTFFVDPVDRHLVMRTHTSPVQVRSMLERDLPIYVLCPGRVYRTDEFDATHLPVFTQFEGLVIDKGITMAHLKGTLDHAAKVLFGPEAKTRFRANFFPFTEPSAELDLWHPTFKGGARWIEWGGCGMVNPNVLRAAGIDPEEYSGFAFGMGIERTLMFRSDVQDMRDMAEGDVRFSEQFGMVV; this comes from the coding sequence GTGTCTGACGTTCCTGAAATCACGCCCGAGGCGGTGGATGCCGCGGTCGAGGCCGCGCTCGAAGCCGTCGCCGCGGCCGGCGACACGGCCGCTCTGAAGGCCGCGCGCTCCGCTCACAGCGCCGAGGGCGCGCCCCTCGCGAAGCTGAACGCCCGCCTCCGCGAGGTTGCGCCCGAGCGCAAGGCCGAGTTCGGCAAGCTCGTGGGCCAGGCCCGCGCGCGCGTGAACCAGGCGTTCGCCGCCCGCGAGGCGGAGCTCGCCGAGGCGGAGACCGCCGCGCGGCTCGAGGCCGAACGCGTCGACATCACAGCGCTCGCGCAGCGCGCACGCGTCGGGGCGCGGCATCCGATCTCGCTCCTGCAGGAGCAGGTGGCCGACATCTTCGTCGGCATGGGGTGGGAGATCGCCGAGGGGCCCGAGCTCGAACACGAGTGGTACAACTTCGACGCCCTGAACTTCGACGTCGACCACCCGGCGCGTCAGATGCAGGACACGTTCTTCGTAGACCCGGTCGATCGCCATCTCGTCATGCGCACGCACACGAGCCCCGTGCAGGTGCGGTCGATGCTCGAGCGCGACCTCCCGATCTACGTGCTCTGCCCCGGCCGGGTGTACCGCACCGACGAGTTCGACGCGACGCACCTCCCTGTGTTCACGCAGTTCGAAGGTCTCGTGATCGACAAGGGCATCACGATGGCCCACCTCAAGGGCACGCTGGACCACGCCGCGAAGGTGCTGTTCGGGCCGGAGGCGAAGACGCGCTTCCGCGCCAACTTCTTCCCCTTCACCGAGCCCTCCGCCGAGCTCGACCTGTGGCACCCGACCTTCAAGGGCGGTGCTCGCTGGATCGAGTGGGGCGGCTGCGGCATGGTCAACCCGAACGTGCTGCGCGCGGCCGGGATCGACCCCGAGGAGTACTCGGGCTTCGCCTTCGGCATGGGCATCGAGCGGACGCTCATGTTCCGCAGCGACGTCCAGGACATGCGCGACATGGCAGAGGGCGATGTCCGCTTCAGCGAACAGTTCGGAATGGTGGTCTGA